In Streptomyces sp. NBC_01231, the sequence CGAGCCGGTCCAGGACCTCGGGCAGCTCGTCGTACACCGCGTGGACGAGGCCGGCACGCTCCCCGTAGGGCGCGAGCCGCTCGCCGGACAGGCGCAGGGCCTCCTTGTCGCGGTCGAGGGCGACCAGCCGGGCCTCGGGGAATCGCGCCAGCAGGGCCTCGCTGTGGCCGCCGAGGCCGAGTGTGCAGTCGACGACCACTGCTCCCGGCCGCTCCTCCAGGGCGGGTGCCAACAGGTCCAGGCACCGTCGGAGCATCACCGGGACGTGTCGACTCTCGCTCAAGGGGCCCTCTCAGGTCCGGCGCGGGCCGTACGCACCGCCGGGTCCCCGCCCGCTCATGAAGGGGAGGTCTGCCGGCGCCGGGAGCGTCAGCCGACCGGGAGCGGGAGGAGGCCGAGCCGTACGTACGCGCCGCGCACGTAGGGGGATCTCCGGAAAATCGCCGGGATCTCCAGGGAAAAACAGTCCGCTGGGAGACCTCGCCTCCCGCTTCGCGTCACTTTAGTCCACGGTCTCCCGCGGTCAATCAACCGGCCTGCGCGTCGCGCCTGCGGGTGCGGTCGATACGGCGAATCGGGAAGAATCACTCGTACGGTCACACTCGCGCCCCCCGTGTGGGTTAGCTCACAACAAGACTCAATGGCGTTCTTTGTCCACTCTCACGCCGGGCCAGGATCGAGCGTGACCAGTACCGTGATGGCCATGACGACTTCCGCATCGGTTCCCGCAGGTCCCGAAGCCGCCATAGTCACCGGCGGCACCGTCACCGACCGCCTCGTCGAGGCGAACGAGCGCTACGCGGCAGCTTTCACCGACCCCGGCATGGACGCCCGCCCCGTTCTGCGCGTGGCAGTCGTGGCCTGCATGGACGCCCGGCTCGACCTGCACGCCGCGCTCGGCCTGGAGCTCGGGGACTGTCACACCATCCGCAACGCCGGCGGAGTCGTCACCGACGACGTGATCCGCTCGCTCACCATCAGCCAGCGCAAGCTCGGCACCCGCAGCGTCGTCCTGATCCACCACACGGGCTGCGGCCTGGAGGCGATCACCGAGGACTTCCGCAACGACCTGGAGATGGAGGTGGGCCAGCGTCCGGCCTGGGCAGTGGAGGCCTTCCGGGACGTCGAGCAGGACGTACGGCAGTCGATGCAGCGCGTGCGGACCTCGCCCTTCATGCTGCACACCGACGACGTACGCGGCTTCGTCTTCGACGTGAAGAGCGGCCTGCTGCGCGAGATCGACCCCGCGTAGACGTCGGGAGGCCCCTTCGTACGCATCGGGCGGGCCCGCCCGTAGGCATCGGGCAGGCCCACCCAATGCGTCCGACTGAGCCCGCGCAGACCCCCTGAACGTCCGCCGCAGCTGTCGTTTCGCTGTTAATTCCCGGCTCCGGGGTACGCAAAAGACCGCAAGCCCTGACATATCGCGGGCAGTTGTCCACAGGCGAGTGACACGAAACGGTAACGGCAGCAAGAATGCGGGTGTGACGTCACGCGGAACTTTCCACGTGTGGTGTCCGTGTTTCGGGGTGGGTCAGTCGCGCATCGAGTGCGTCGGCCCGGAAAGAACGGGCCGAGGAGGGCCGGGTGACGACCTATGACGATCGAGCGAGCCTCACTGATCTGACCGCCACTGTGGAGCGTGTCCGCAGTTCGGTGGAGGGTGTGATCGAGGGCAAGCCCGAGGTCGTACGGCTTTCGCTGACCGTACTGCTCGCCGAGGGACACCTTCTGATCGAGGATGTCCCCGGCGTCGGCAAGACCATGCTGGCCAAGGCACTCGCGCGGTCCATCGACTGCTCGGTGCGGCGGATCCAGTTCACACCCGACCTGCTGCCCTCGGACATCACCGGGGTGTCCATCTGGGATCAGCAGCGCCGGGACTTCGAGTTCAAGCCGGGCGCGATCTTCGCGCAGATCGTGATCGGCGACGAGATCAACCGGGCCTCGCCGAAGACGCAGTCGGCGCTCCTGGAGTCGATGGAGGAGCGCCAGGTCACCATCGACGGGCAGACCTACGAGCTGCCCAGCCCCTTCATGGTGGTCGCCACGCAGAACCCGGTCGAGATGGAGGGCACCTACCCGCTGCCGGAGGCCCAGCGCGACCGCTTCATGGCCCGCGTCTCCATCGGCTACCCGAGCGCCGAGGCCGAACTGGAGATGCTCGACATCCACGGTGGGGTGAACCCCCTGGACGACCTCCAGCCGGTGGCGCACGCGCACGAGATCGTGAAGCTGATCGACGCCGTCCGCGGCGTCCACGTCGCCGACCCGGTCCGCCGTTACGCGGTGGACCTGGTCGCCGCCACCCGCACCCACCCGGACCTCAGACTCGGCGCCTCCCCGCGCGCGACGCTGCACCTACTGCGCGCGGCGAAGGCGTCCGCCGCCCTGAGTGGCCGGGAGTACGCCCTGCCGGACGACGTGCAGGCGCTCGCCGTCGCGGTCCTGGCCCACCGTCTGCTGCCGACCGCCCAGGCCCAGCTGAACCGTCGTACGGCCGAGCAGGTCGTGCAGGAGATCCTGCAGCGCACCCCGGTGCCCGCCGCGCCCCAGCAGGGCGGCATCGGCCTGGGACGCGGCGCGACCTCGTTGGGCGCGCAGCCGCCGCGGAGGCTGTGATGACCTCCGGGGGACCCGGGCAGGCGGAGGCGGAGCACAGCGAGAAGGGCGGGATGCGCACCGCGCTGGCCGGTCTGACCACCCGTGGCCGCTCCTTCTTCGCCGCCGGTATCGCCGCGGCCATCTGCGCGTATGTCCTCGGGCAGAGCGATCTGCTCCGGGTCGGGCTGCTGCTGGCCGCGCTGCCGCTGATCTGCGTCACCGCGCTCTTCCGCACCCGCTACCGGGTGGCCGGCAGCCGTCGGCTCTCTCCCGCGCGCGTACCGGCCGGCAGCGAGGCCCGCGTCCACCTGCGGATGGACAACGTCTCGCGGCTGCCCACCGGGCTGCTGATGCTCCAGGACCGGGTGCCGTACGTGCTGGGCCCGCGCCCTCGCTTCGTACTCGACCGGGTGGAGCCGGGCGGCCGCCGCGAGGTGTCCTACCGGGTCCGCTCCGACCTGCGCGGCCGCTATCCGCTGGGCCCGCTGCAACTGCGCCTGACCGACCCGTTCGGGATGTGCGAGCTGACCCGGTCCTTCTCGACGTACGACACCCTGACGGTGATCCCGCGCGTGGAGCCGCTGCCACCGGTGCGGCTCAGCGGTGAGGCGAAGGGGTACGGCGACGGGCGGCACCGCTCCCTGGCGCTGGCCGGCGAGGACGACATCATTCCGCGCGGATACCGCTACGGCGACGACCTGCGCCGGGTGCACTGGCGCTCCACCGCGCGCTACGGCGAGCTGATGGTGCGCCGCGAGGAGCAACCGCAGCGCGCCCGCTGCACGGTCCTGCTGGACACCCGGGGCCTCGCCTTCCAGGGCGCGGGCCCCGATTCGGCCTTCGAGTGGGCGGTGTCGGGCTCCGCGTCGGTCCTGGTCCACATGCTCGAACGGGGCTTCTCGGTACGGCTGCTGACGGACACCGGCACCTCGGTGCCCGGTGAGGGCGCCGACGGGTTCGCGGGTGTGAGCCAGGGGACGGCGGACGCGGCCGGGCTGATGATGGACACCCTCGCGGTGATCGACCATTCGGACGGCGCGGGTCTGTCCCGGGCCTACGACGTGCTGCGCGGCGGCAACGAGGGACTGCTGGTGGCCTTCTTCGGCGACCTCGACGAGGAGCAGGCCGCGATCGCCGGCAAGATGCGGCAACGCAGCGGCGGAGCGGTCGCGTTCCTGCTGGACAGCGACGACTGGGGGCGGGAACCGAGCGATGTGTCCGACCCGTTGGGCGGGAGCCAGGAGCGGCTGCGGATGCTGCGCGAGGCGGGCTGGGCGGCTCTGAGCGTGCCCCGGGGCGCCTCGCTGGACAACCTGTGGCGCCAGGCGGAGCGGGAGCGCACCGGCGTCGGTGCTCTCGGCACCGGGGAGGGATGGTCATGAGCGGGCGGGTACGACTGGCGCTGTGCGCCTGGGCGGCCACGCTGATGTCCGCGTGCGCCCTGCTGCCGTTGGTCCGGCCGGCCACCTGGATCGTGCAGGCCGCCTTCCTGCTGGCGGTGCAGTCGGGCGTGGGCGCGGCGACCCGGCGGGTGCCGCTGGCCCGGCCGCTGACCGTGGCCGCGCAGGCCCTGGTCGCGCTGATGCTGCTGACCCTGACCTTCGCGCGCGAGCAGGCGGTCGCCGGGCTGGTTCCCGGCCCGGACACCTTCGTACACTTCGCCGACCTGCTGCGACAGGGCTCGGACGACATCGCCCGGTATGCGATCCCGGCGCCGCTGGAGTCCGACGGCATCCGGCTGATGCTGGTCGGCGGAGTCCTGATCATCGGGCTCGCGGTGGACGCCCTGGCGGTCACCTTCCGCAGCGCGGCCCCGGCCGGCCTGCCGCTGCTCGCGCTGTACTCCGTCGCCGCGGGACTGTCCGACGGCGGCACCGACTGGCTCTGGTTCCTGGTCGCGGCGGCCGGCTATCTGCTGCTGCTCCTGGCCGAGGGGCGGGAGCGGCTGTCGCAGTGGGGCCGGGTCTTCGGCGGGGCCGCCCGTGTTCCGGGCGAGGAGTCCGGG encodes:
- a CDS encoding MoxR family ATPase — encoded protein: MTTYDDRASLTDLTATVERVRSSVEGVIEGKPEVVRLSLTVLLAEGHLLIEDVPGVGKTMLAKALARSIDCSVRRIQFTPDLLPSDITGVSIWDQQRRDFEFKPGAIFAQIVIGDEINRASPKTQSALLESMEERQVTIDGQTYELPSPFMVVATQNPVEMEGTYPLPEAQRDRFMARVSIGYPSAEAELEMLDIHGGVNPLDDLQPVAHAHEIVKLIDAVRGVHVADPVRRYAVDLVAATRTHPDLRLGASPRATLHLLRAAKASAALSGREYALPDDVQALAVAVLAHRLLPTAQAQLNRRTAEQVVQEILQRTPVPAAPQQGGIGLGRGATSLGAQPPRRL
- a CDS encoding DUF58 domain-containing protein — protein: MTSGGPGQAEAEHSEKGGMRTALAGLTTRGRSFFAAGIAAAICAYVLGQSDLLRVGLLLAALPLICVTALFRTRYRVAGSRRLSPARVPAGSEARVHLRMDNVSRLPTGLLMLQDRVPYVLGPRPRFVLDRVEPGGRREVSYRVRSDLRGRYPLGPLQLRLTDPFGMCELTRSFSTYDTLTVIPRVEPLPPVRLSGEAKGYGDGRHRSLALAGEDDIIPRGYRYGDDLRRVHWRSTARYGELMVRREEQPQRARCTVLLDTRGLAFQGAGPDSAFEWAVSGSASVLVHMLERGFSVRLLTDTGTSVPGEGADGFAGVSQGTADAAGLMMDTLAVIDHSDGAGLSRAYDVLRGGNEGLLVAFFGDLDEEQAAIAGKMRQRSGGAVAFLLDSDDWGREPSDVSDPLGGSQERLRMLREAGWAALSVPRGASLDNLWRQAERERTGVGALGTGEGWS
- a CDS encoding carbonic anhydrase — encoded protein: MTTSASVPAGPEAAIVTGGTVTDRLVEANERYAAAFTDPGMDARPVLRVAVVACMDARLDLHAALGLELGDCHTIRNAGGVVTDDVIRSLTISQRKLGTRSVVLIHHTGCGLEAITEDFRNDLEMEVGQRPAWAVEAFRDVEQDVRQSMQRVRTSPFMLHTDDVRGFVFDVKSGLLREIDPA